One window of Mangrovibacterium diazotrophicum genomic DNA carries:
- a CDS encoding DUF3810 domain-containing protein, which produces MYTGKENRESEQEILEPDGSIAALIGKILFFSPGLLILIVAFSAKLGQSNPFVMLILFLLGGIVGLIGFIVYLVAAKGLKGKILTILTGIIFYVSVLPIIWGVNGLRERIYVYNNREKLEIIANNLLTDQISVDEANEMLKSEGSILTVVCVPEEHKHVLFLLGGMIDNCAGFSYSLTDDKPLQNCCGDLVSWKKILTNWYKWRTT; this is translated from the coding sequence ATGTATACAGGTAAAGAAAATAGAGAAAGCGAACAGGAGATCCTGGAACCAGATGGATCAATAGCCGCCCTGATTGGCAAAATCTTGTTTTTCTCGCCCGGACTTTTAATCTTGATTGTAGCATTTTCTGCAAAATTGGGGCAAAGTAACCCATTTGTCATGCTAATCCTTTTTCTGCTTGGAGGAATTGTCGGACTAATTGGATTTATAGTATATCTGGTTGCAGCAAAAGGATTAAAAGGAAAGATACTGACAATCCTGACAGGAATTATTTTTTACGTGTCGGTGTTGCCGATTATCTGGGGCGTAAATGGACTGAGAGAAAGAATCTATGTCTATAACAATCGCGAGAAATTGGAGATTATCGCCAATAATTTGTTGACAGATCAGATCTCAGTTGATGAAGCAAACGAGATGCTAAAATCTGAAGGTTCAATTTTAACCGTTGTCTGTGTTCCCGAGGAACATAAGCATGTACTATTCCTTTTAGGTGGTATGATTGATAACTGCGCTGGTTTTTCTTACAGTTTAACCGATGACAAACCCTTGCAGAATTGTTGTGGAGACCTGGTATCCTGGAAGAAGATTCTAACGAATTGGTACAAATGGAGAACAACTTGA